The genomic segment GTCACATTGCTACACAAATCCAACGGGACATATTCAGGCAAAACACTAACGTGTTTTATATACGACATGGCTCCACGAATGCAGGCCAAGTGATTCCCCTGGTGTTCACCACACAGAGTGATCGGGTCCAACTgggaaagaaaatcacaggcaGTGCTGGCACCACTGAGACGGCGGCACACACTCAAAAGCTCAGTCCACTTCCCGGATGACGTCAGGGACTTTTAAGAGTAATGTGATCATATGCAATCTTCACCTTTCTGGGTGATTTTAGAATCTAACCCTTACAAAAAGTGCAACTCCCTGTTCTGGAAACGTTCTAAGCTACATCTGACCCAAATACCTGCACATAAGCATGTGACACTGGGGAAACAAACCATTCGGGGCAGTAGGAGGGTCCCCATTCCCCGTAAGTGGACCCTCTGAGTTACTCCCAGGCCTTAGAGTATGCTGTACCTGACGAGGTCTGCAAGCTTgttcgctcgctcgctcgctcacTCAGCCATGCCTGGAAACCTAAGCCATGTCCCCACCACACCCCTCCTGGAACCCTGCAACTGAGAGAAAAACCTACTCGGGGCCTGATTTGCTTCCTTCTTAGGCTTCTTCTCCTGCTCCCGCTTGGCTGCTTTGAGGGCGTCATACTCTTTCCTCCGGCGCTCCTTCTCTTCCGCCTTCTCCCGCTTCCGCAGTTCCCGCTCCTGAGCCTCCTTAGCTCGCTGCTTGGCCTCCCACTTCTTCTCGGCCTCTATGAGAAAGTATACCCAAAAGTGGCTTCTCTCCCACAAACCTCCAGTGTGCTTTCTCAAGTGATTATGGATTCAGGCTCCCTTCCCTTATGCTGTGGATCACATAAGATACATTAAAAGGCAACAGCTGTCTTTCTGCTCTCTGGGAAGTAAGCCCTCCCTAAAATACAATAAGCTGCTCTCAGGGTTTGCTCAGTGGATTCTTATTCAGGGATTCCTAGCCACAAGCAGCAGAGATTAGGGTGATGTAACAAGGGTGGGGGGCATAAGAAAGGCATGGGTGATGAGTCTGATGCTGCTTTAGAATTAGGTACTAATTCAGAAGACACAGCCACTGACAGCCTTGCACAACTCAACTATGAGGAGAGGAAACAAGGGAGGTGTTGATTCTATGGGAGTCCCATCTTCCCAAGCTTCGGAAAGGAATGTGGCATGGGGAGGGCAGGAAGAAAAAGGGAGCGCTCAGGTTCAAGGTTAGAGAAGATGGAAATGTTTTCCTGAAAAAACAAGACTACTAGTTTGTCAGAGGGTACCCTAGACTTCAACTCAGGAGTCTATGTAACATTCCGATTTATTCCACAGCTCAATGTTTACATACAGCACCCACCTTACAAATTACTGGTTTCTAAAAATGCATTCCCAAATTATTTGGAAGACTGAAGCACATTTTTCCAAAGCCAGAATGCCACAAATGGTGGTTAAATGTCCTTTTAGGGCTCAAAAGCCTATTTGAACTATCATGGAGCTCAATAGTACTATTCTTATCACTGTAGCTTTCCACTGCTTTTCCACATACAAACAAGCTCCAAGTTCCAGCTGAGCACCAAGAATGCCAAGAACACACTCTGCCCAGCCTCGAGAGAACATGTGCCATCCAGAGGCGAAAGCAGCAGTGGTCACAGTAAACATGGGCAGCACAGCGGCCATGCGTGTACAGGGAATGGTCACAACTCAGGGGTTCCAATCTCAGGGGCCGCCTGTAATCAGTACTACACGTGTCCCTCTAACCACGGGAGTCCTCCAGCAAGCGGGCTCAGAAGTCAGCCGGCTCGTCaacagagcacctactgtgtgccgggcctTGTTCCAAGTGCTCggatacagcagtgaagaaaAGTCAAGCTCTAGTGCCTAAGTCATCTGCTTTCTACAGAaggagacaaacaataaacaagtgaacaaagagggaaaaagacaGTGATATGTGCCATAAAGGAAATAACTGAGGATGTGACAGAGAGTGGCAGGTGGGTTGGCTCTTCTCGTTTGAGTGGTTCTGAAAAGGTTAAGGTTAACCTAGGGCAACAGATGAGGACCACATGAAGCCAGCAGGCAGCCAGTAGGCAGCCACGTAAAGACCTGAGGGAAAAGGAAACCAACAAAGCCCTTAAGATGAGACAGTTCTTGGTGTGTTCAAGCAACAACAGAGGATCGTGTGGCTGACGGTAACTGCACTCTCTCCCTGGTGTGTGGAACGAGGCCAGAGAAGCAAGCAGGCCTGGGTCATGGCGGGCCTTGTTGGCCATGTTACTGAGTTTGAATTTCATTCTAAGTTCAGTTGGAAGCCATGAGAGGGTTTTAAGCAAATAGCGGCAGAAGtgatttgtgttttgaaaagatctccctggctgctgtgtggagaaggcACAAGTATGGAGCCAGGACATGGTGCTAGGAGGTACTGTGGCAGTCCACCGGCTGGAGGCTTGACTGCGGTGGTGGCACTGGAGTTGCCACTGCTGATAGACTAGACATAGTAACAGAGTAACAGAAGAAAGCAATCACGGACATCTTCCCAATTTCAGGCTTGAATAACTAAAGGGATGGTGATTTCCCATTATGGGGGGACACCAGAAGGTGCTGAAGGGGATCTGGTTAGGCATGTTTAATTTGAGATACTTATTAACCCTCCAAGCATACAGAAAGATAAGCAGTTGACTATGACTGTGGGGCTCAGTGGAGAAGCCAGGACTGGAGAGATGCTGCCATCTACCACCACGCTGTTCCCCACTGCTCTGCACGGCTCCTATCCTGGATCCTAGCTCCTCAAGCATGAGGCGGGTGGCCACCTACCTCGGTCTATTTCCAGCCGCCGCTGCCTCTCTCGCTCCTGATCCACCTGCACAGCCTTCATGTGCTGTAACACCTGCAAAGGGAGAGGAGGGTGCTGAGCTACTCAACGCAGTTGTCATCACTGCGGGGAGTCTCAAAAAAGAGACTGTTCTTTTCAGGAGCCCTGATCACCAGAGGCCCTGGAAGCTGTGCAGAGCTAATGAAGTTAACCTTATCCTGTGTCCTCACTGCACCAACCTTAGCCAGAGAAGAGCCATATAAGCCCAGTTCACTAAAGCGGTCAGGAAAGAAGTCTGTGAAACACAGTGCCAACTGGAATCTAGAGAGTCCTGCCATCTACAATCGCTTCATGTAATTCTCCCAGCAACTTTTGTGTTAAACAGGGACAGCACTTCCTCTAAGACACTTTCCTGACCTCTTTTGGCTGCCTCaggctcccctcctcccactggtGGGAGTTTTCTTATCCATCTCAAtcctagactgtaagctccctaAGGGTTAGGGACTACTGTCCTTAGCTCTGCAGGTGAGCACAGCATTTAGCTAGTTATAGCACTCAATACAGGTGTGATGAGCAACTGACCGGATGCCCATtgtaaaaataaggaagaaaacccAGGCTCTGATGTCACATGGCTAGAAAGTAGCACAGCTGAGCGTGTACGTCTGCTGAGTTCCTAGGCCAGAGCTTGTCCCTCTTACGTATAGTGCACAGAGGCAGGAGAGCTGTAAGAGAAAGGCATTTTATGAGCTCAATGAACACTGTTGCTTGACTGCattaataagagaagaaaagctcAAGTATTCTAAATGAACACAGCAAATTGTCTTAATTTTCTGTTTCGCTACTGCACTAGACAACCTGCAGGACAGACATGTAttcaaatgtaattattttacttCATGGAAACTTCAGACATGCCCACATCTATCATAAGAGGGACACAGGAGCAGGTCTGCAAAAGCCACTCCCTCCAAGAGCCTGGCTTAAAGCCACAAGGAACCCTGTCCCAAGTAAGCCAGGACCTGCGCCAGCTGGCACCTCTCCAGGGTCAAGCTTACTAAAAAATGGCCGCTCAACAAGGGGCTGCAGGATCTGGAGGAAGGTCAAGCATGATGTGGAGAGGGGGCCCAAGTTCAGAGTCCCTGTCTCACCCTGAACTCTGAATTCTATATAAGCACCAACCATTCAGTTGGCTTTAGGGGGTAAAAACTGGCTAAATAAAGAACCTGGACGTTTAAGAGCCGCCCCTTTTAGCTTGGCTACAATACGTCAGGAGTTAGTTACCTGACAACACAGCCCAGTCCGAAATGGGAGAGGCTCTTCTAGAGCCCCTGGAGGGTCGCTTTTGTCTACCTATCCCCGTCCACAGCAGGTAGTAGGCACCTGGTGATTACTGCTGAACtaaccaattatttttaaaaggtgcttTTCTATGTGCCAAGCTGATTAGTTACTATGCACCCACAAGGTCAGAACTGACGAGACCTAAACTAACTCCTGGAGACAAGTGACCTCCTTCTGACTGGCCCACGCCACTCCTGTACGTGCCTAAAGGTGTGCGCAGGAGAGGGCAGCGGTGCCGGAGCGTGGCTTCTCACCACGTCCCCAACGCACCGTGCTCCCCGGAGCTTTGTCTGGAAAATATCTGTGAATACTAAAGACCTTTACACTCAACAAAAgttatttttgtaggtcaaaaactGGAATATCAGCAACTTTGGTTTAATATCgtattagttgaatgaataaatgggtcAATGAAAGGTGTTGCATACTGAGGGTTTCTCGGGTCAGAGATAGAGAAGTAACACCTGCTTCCCAGGTTCATGAGGGTTATGAGATGAAACATGCAAAGCATGCACAACAGAGGAAGAGCAGGCAATGGTAGCTATTGTTAGTCTTCAGAAGAGACAACATTCTTAAAGCAGCAAGTTTTCAGAACAGGATTCACTGATCACTTGTACTGTTCCCAGCTGAGGGCAAACTGTGGCCTTGGCTTCTTGGATGCACTGATGCTGTGCTTGGTTTCTTGTAACAGTGGGTGACACAGATGATGAGACTATCTAAGAAGCCCTGAGCTAACGATAAGAAAAGAAAGGCCATTACTCCCAAGATTCACACATTTCGCTTACATTAATCTAGCATTTAAAGTTAACTCTTTTGTGTTCACAACGCCCCCTAAACATAGCCAAGTCAGTCATCTGGTGCTCAGCTGAAGCAGCAGCAATCTGTTCTAAAGCTGGAGGGAAGAAATGACTGTAGCTAGAGTTTTTGAGAGATGCGTACAGTGCTGTTCTTAAGAAACAATGCAAAGCACCTTCAAGGTTATTGGCAGTATTTGCCTTCCAGGCTGCCAGTTAGTTCCGTCCTCCTGTCAGATGACTCAACTGAAGTCAAATGCCAGATGTGCCCAGGATGTGTCTGTTTACAGGTATAAACTTACAAATACTAACAACACCTTTATTATCAAAATTCAATAACTGTGACTCAGAAAGGCTACAGTGCCTAACCCTCTTGCTCCATATAAACAACTGTCAACAGTGCAGTGTTGGATCATGCAAGGTCCTGATTTCTAGGAACAGAAGTACTGCAGTAGAGCAGAAGACAGTATTGTTCTACTGCTtgtaaagagagaaacaaaggtgCCTTTGCCTGACAGGTTCAGAGTAGACATTTTCAGAGACCTTCGTGCTTTAAAAGACACAgctatttggggcttccctggtggcgcagtggttgagaatctgcctgctaatgcaggggacacgggttcaagccgtggtctgggaggatcccacatgccacggagcaactaggcccgtgagccacaactactgagcctgcgcgtctggagcctgtgctccgcaacaagagaggccacgatagtgagaggcctgtgcaccgcggtgaagagtggccctcgcttgccacaactagagaaagcccatgcacagaaacgaagacccaacacagcaaaactaaattaattaattaataaactcgtacccccaacatcttctttaaaaaaaaaaaaaagacacagctatGGGTGCCCTGGGAGGGGAAAACAAGAGGCGACAGAGGCAAGTCCCAGGGGAACGTATGAAGGAGCCGCTGGGGAGCCTCGTGCTTACCTTGTTGGCACACTGCTTACACTGCTTCTCATCCAAGCAATCCCCCGCCACCTTGGCCAGGACAGGATCCAGGGGGTTATCCTTCAGGTCCAGCCACTTCAGACTCTAAACAGATGGGGCAGAGAGCCTGGTAAGCCCGAGTTCACATAAAGAGCCCCTCAAAGTGGAACAAAACGAGCAGAAAGAAAGCCCTTCTCTGTTCCGGCCGCAGGGAAAGCCGTCTGAGGCTGTGACAACAAGGTGGTATTCCTCTCGGCCTCTCTCACAGCCACACTCCCTCAGTCCCCGAGGCCTCTGCCACACCTGGCCATGAAACATTGGGTCATGAATTGTTACCTTGAGCTGAGCAAAGCTGACAGGCAGGGTGACCAGCCTGTTGTTGAGGAGGTCCAGGTGCTGGAGGTTGACCAGGCGGCCAAAGTCTGCTGGCAGCTGCCGCAGTTTGTTCTTACTCAGGTCCAGCTTCACCAGGTGTGTGAGGCCACAGAAATCCGACTAGGACCCAAAGAGAGAACACCTTGGCCTTGGGCTCACACACTGTGATGTAACAGTCCAGGAGGCCCCAAGTCAGAGGCACCTATGCGCAAATACTGACTCTACCTTTTACTAGCTGCTCCAGCTCGAATGAAAATGGAGATAGCAGGCATAGCTCCTGGTGGTGAGCCGTGAGCCGTGTGTGCAGAAGGGCTTAGCCCTTTTTAGTGGTAGCCTGCCTGCAGGCCTATCCTGAAATTATGCCTTATGACACAACTCCCCCAGACAGG from the Delphinus delphis chromosome 19, mDelDel1.2, whole genome shotgun sequence genome contains:
- the LRRC59 gene encoding leucine-rich repeat-containing protein 59; amino-acid sequence: MTKAGSKGGNLRDKLDGHELDLSLSDLNEVPVKELAALPKATILDLSCNKLTALPSDFCGLTHLVKLDLSKNKLRQLPADFGRLVNLQHLDLLNNRLVTLPVSFAQLKSLKWLDLKDNPLDPVLAKVAGDCLDEKQCKQCANKVLQHMKAVQVDQERERQRRLEIDREAEKKWEAKQRAKEAQERELRKREKAEEKERRRKEYDALKAAKREQEKKPKKEANQAPKSKSGSRPRKPAPRKHTRSWAVLRLLLLLLLLCVAGGLVACRVTELQQQPLCTSVNTIYDSALRGLRSHDILRWVLQTDSQQ